In Deinococcus proteolyticus MRP, a single genomic region encodes these proteins:
- the coaBC gene encoding bifunctional phosphopantothenoylcysteine decarboxylase/phosphopantothenate--cysteine ligase CoaBC translates to MNPPASSSPSPQVLVLVCGSVAAIKAPATLRRLREAGAQVRVVATRAALEFVTPLSLSTAGACEVATDATWFAAQPQAQHLTLARCDAAVVVGATADALARAAHGHADDLLSATLLSVRSPVLWVPAMNERMWQHPAVQANAERLRSFGHHFLGPVFGAFGTAGEGEGLGRMAEPEDIAAGVLRLAQPQEEAQEQDLAGVKVVVSAGPTREYLDPVRFVSNPSSGKMGFAVAQAAAGRGADVTLVSGPVHLATPAGVRRVDIESALDLRDAVLQAAQDADLVVMTAAVADYRAADVKTEKEAKGGETKTIELVKNPDILAELGADKGKRVLVGFAMETHAGVERAADKARRKNADFILLNYPTQEGTAFGGDDNQVTLVRADGTHEAWPRLSKREVAERLLDRAGQLLPAARLDAAGEER, encoded by the coding sequence ATGAATCCTCCCGCCTCTTCTTCCCCTTCGCCGCAGGTCCTGGTGCTGGTATGCGGCAGTGTGGCCGCTATCAAGGCACCAGCCACCCTGCGGCGCCTGCGTGAAGCCGGTGCTCAGGTGCGAGTGGTTGCCACCCGCGCCGCCCTGGAGTTCGTGACTCCGCTGAGCCTGAGTACCGCCGGAGCCTGCGAGGTTGCCACGGACGCCACCTGGTTTGCCGCGCAGCCCCAGGCCCAGCACCTGACCCTGGCCCGCTGCGACGCCGCCGTGGTGGTGGGGGCAACTGCCGACGCCCTGGCCCGCGCCGCGCACGGTCACGCGGACGACCTGCTGAGCGCCACACTGCTAAGCGTGCGTAGCCCGGTGCTGTGGGTGCCGGCCATGAACGAGCGCATGTGGCAGCACCCTGCCGTGCAGGCCAACGCAGAGCGGCTGCGCTCCTTCGGTCACCACTTCCTGGGGCCGGTGTTCGGGGCTTTCGGCACGGCCGGCGAAGGCGAGGGCCTGGGCCGGATGGCCGAACCGGAGGACATCGCTGCCGGGGTGCTGCGCCTCGCACAGCCGCAGGAGGAAGCGCAGGAACAGGACCTGGCTGGGGTCAAAGTGGTCGTCTCGGCCGGGCCGACCCGCGAGTATCTGGACCCGGTACGTTTCGTCAGCAATCCCAGCAGCGGCAAGATGGGCTTCGCGGTGGCGCAGGCTGCCGCCGGGCGCGGTGCGGACGTCACGCTGGTCAGCGGGCCGGTCCATCTGGCCACGCCGGCGGGCGTGCGGCGCGTGGATATAGAAAGTGCCCTGGACCTGCGGGACGCTGTGTTGCAGGCCGCGCAGGACGCCGACCTGGTGGTCATGACCGCCGCAGTGGCCGACTACCGCGCCGCCGATGTCAAGACCGAAAAGGAAGCCAAAGGGGGAGAGACCAAGACCATCGAACTGGTCAAGAACCCCGACATCCTGGCCGAGTTGGGCGCTGACAAGGGCAAGCGGGTGCTGGTGGGCTTCGCGATGGAAACCCACGCCGGGGTGGAGCGGGCAGCCGACAAGGCTCGGCGCAAGAACGCCGACTTCATCCTGCTGAACTACCCGACCCAGGAGGGCACCGCATTCGGCGGCGACGACAATCAGGTCACATTGGTCCGCGCCGACGGCACCCATGAAGCCTGGCCGCGCCTGAGCAAACGTGAAGTGGCGGAGCGGCTGCTGGACCGGGCGGGGCAACTGCTGCCTGCCGCTCGCCTGGACGCTGCAGGTGAAGAACGCTAG
- a CDS encoding aminotransferase class V-fold PLP-dependent enzyme, whose amino-acid sequence MGNHHDRPASATPAACGSTWGYTTRAVQSAIPRGLGQSIGLPVHTAAAFQFGNLEEAQEEFAGGGGLSYARMQNPTVAMLEERLSSLEGAAHTLALSSGQAATFTALMSVCRAGDHIVSAATLFGGSAGLLQNVLPLMGIETTFTDGSPEAMRAALRPNTRVLWAEMISNPSGDVADVAALAEVAHAAGALLAIDNTVGGAGYLARPLEHGADMSVQSLTKWAGGHGSAMGGSVSVSGSADLSRNPIFTEGAERSLLNLHGAGALAQRQRWLGASQLGMTLAPHSAFLLGQGLETVGVRLDRECATAQALAEWLSGHPRVSAVSYCGLPGHPSHERAQRYLLRGKGAILTFDVPDPSRFLGRLQLLRIAPNLGDTRTLVVHPWTTTHGRVPEASRRAAGVGPQTIRMTVGLEDLADLQADIEQAL is encoded by the coding sequence ATGGGGAACCACCACGACCGTCCTGCATCCGCCACCCCCGCAGCTTGCGGGTCCACCTGGGGCTACACCACCCGCGCAGTCCAGAGTGCCATACCGCGTGGCCTGGGCCAAAGCATCGGCTTGCCGGTGCATACGGCGGCCGCCTTTCAGTTCGGCAACCTGGAAGAGGCGCAGGAAGAGTTCGCCGGGGGCGGCGGCCTGAGCTACGCCCGGATGCAGAATCCCACCGTGGCGATGCTGGAAGAACGCCTCAGCAGCCTGGAGGGCGCGGCACACACGCTGGCGCTGTCCAGCGGCCAGGCCGCCACTTTCACAGCGCTGATGAGCGTATGCCGGGCCGGAGACCATATCGTTTCGGCGGCCACCCTGTTTGGGGGCTCGGCGGGCCTGCTGCAAAACGTGCTGCCACTGATGGGCATCGAAACGACCTTTACGGACGGCAGCCCGGAAGCGATGCGCGCCGCCCTGCGCCCAAACACCCGCGTGCTGTGGGCCGAAATGATTTCCAATCCCAGCGGCGATGTGGCCGACGTGGCCGCCCTGGCCGAGGTGGCCCACGCGGCCGGCGCCCTGCTGGCGATTGACAACACGGTGGGCGGCGCCGGCTACCTGGCACGGCCACTGGAACACGGCGCCGACATGAGCGTGCAGAGCCTGACCAAGTGGGCCGGCGGGCACGGCAGCGCCATGGGCGGCAGTGTGAGCGTGAGCGGCAGCGCCGATCTGAGCCGCAATCCCATCTTTACCGAAGGAGCGGAGCGCAGCCTGCTGAACCTGCACGGAGCTGGAGCCCTGGCGCAGCGGCAGCGCTGGCTGGGAGCCTCACAGCTGGGCATGACCCTGGCCCCGCACTCGGCCTTCTTGCTGGGACAGGGGCTGGAAACGGTGGGCGTGCGCCTGGACCGCGAGTGTGCCACGGCACAGGCGCTGGCCGAGTGGCTGAGCGGCCATCCGCGGGTCAGCGCGGTGAGTTACTGCGGCCTGCCGGGACACCCCAGCCACGAGCGGGCGCAGCGTTACTTGCTACGCGGCAAGGGCGCCATCCTGACCTTCGACGTGCCGGACCCCTCGCGCTTCCTGGGCCGCTTGCAGCTGCTACGCATTGCCCCGAACCTGGGCGATACGCGCACCCTGGTCGTTCATCCCTGGACCACCACGCACGGCCGGGTGCCCGAAGCCAGCCGCCGCGCCGCCGGTGTGGGGCCGCAGACCATCCGCATGACGGTGGGCTTAGAGGACCTGGCCGACCTGCAGGCTGATATTGAACAGGCGCTCTGA
- the ftsH gene encoding ATP-dependent zinc metalloprotease FtsH produces the protein MKKLNPWLIVLFVLALMLMFSQTANVGRPTVNYSEFQDLLRQDRIERVDIVGSRATATLNAPTQVDVDTPSGTQQREVEGVMVQLSPSSAVRDDELIPALREQGVTVNFREPSQWFSILLSLLPLLMLGALFYFFFVRAQSSQGGMMQFGQSKAKKYGKENKVETKFTDVAGHEEAKKELVEVVDFLKNPGKYHQIGAEIPKGVLLVGPPGTGKTLLARAIAGEADVPFFSVSASEFMEMFVGVGASRVRTLFEDARKNAPAIMFIDEIDSIGRKRGAGIGGGHDEREQTLNQILSEMDGFDKASNVIVLAATNRPDVLDPALLRPGRFDRQVTIDLPNMKERVAILKVHLRNKPLGEGVDVDELAKSTPYFSGADLKNLANEAALEAARVGKAQIDMSDFYRALDKITLGLENGSLTISDQEKRAIAYHEAGHAVTAAVIPGSDKLQKVSIIPRGRALGAAFYLPEENVLMSKEKLENQLVVALGGRAAEEVFIGSVTSGAADDFRKATNMARKMVLEWGMGDNFANMALNPDSGGPVFLGEDMAKTRNYSEHTAQLVDEDVKRILYRAYERAKALVSEYRGAMDEVADALLTQELITGDVVRSAVARVKGEVQSVIPGSSTPPLPPAPAATD, from the coding sequence TTGAAAAAGCTCAATCCCTGGTTGATTGTCCTGTTCGTGCTTGCGCTGATGCTGATGTTCTCGCAGACCGCGAACGTGGGCCGTCCGACCGTCAACTATTCCGAATTCCAAGACCTGCTGCGCCAGGACCGCATCGAGCGGGTGGACATCGTAGGGTCCCGCGCCACCGCCACGCTGAACGCCCCGACCCAGGTGGACGTGGACACCCCCAGCGGCACGCAGCAACGTGAAGTAGAAGGCGTCATGGTGCAGCTGTCGCCCTCGTCCGCCGTGCGCGACGATGAGCTGATTCCGGCTCTGCGCGAGCAAGGTGTGACCGTGAACTTCCGTGAGCCGAGCCAGTGGTTCAGCATCCTGCTGAGCCTGCTGCCGCTGCTGATGTTGGGAGCACTGTTCTACTTCTTCTTCGTGCGTGCCCAGAGCAGCCAGGGCGGCATGATGCAGTTCGGCCAGAGCAAGGCCAAGAAATACGGCAAGGAGAACAAGGTCGAGACCAAATTCACCGACGTGGCCGGCCACGAGGAAGCCAAAAAGGAACTGGTGGAGGTCGTGGATTTCCTCAAGAATCCTGGCAAGTATCACCAGATCGGCGCGGAAATCCCCAAAGGCGTGCTGCTGGTCGGCCCTCCCGGCACGGGTAAGACCCTGCTGGCCCGCGCCATTGCGGGTGAAGCCGACGTGCCCTTTTTCTCGGTCAGCGCTTCCGAATTTATGGAGATGTTCGTGGGTGTGGGCGCCAGCCGTGTGCGGACCCTGTTCGAGGACGCCCGCAAAAACGCACCCGCCATCATGTTCATCGACGAAATCGATTCCATCGGCCGCAAGCGTGGTGCCGGCATCGGCGGCGGCCACGACGAGCGCGAGCAGACCCTCAACCAGATTCTGAGCGAGATGGACGGCTTCGATAAGGCCAGCAACGTGATTGTGCTGGCGGCGACCAACCGCCCCGACGTGCTTGACCCCGCGCTGCTGCGTCCGGGCCGCTTCGACCGCCAAGTGACCATTGACCTGCCGAACATGAAAGAGCGCGTGGCGATTCTCAAGGTGCACCTGCGCAACAAGCCGCTGGGCGAAGGCGTAGACGTAGACGAACTCGCCAAGTCCACCCCGTACTTCTCGGGCGCCGACCTCAAGAACCTGGCCAACGAAGCCGCGCTGGAAGCGGCCCGCGTGGGCAAGGCCCAGATTGACATGAGCGACTTTTACCGGGCGCTGGACAAGATCACCCTGGGTCTGGAAAACGGTTCTCTGACCATTTCCGACCAGGAAAAGCGGGCCATCGCCTACCACGAGGCCGGCCACGCCGTGACCGCCGCCGTGATTCCCGGCAGCGACAAGCTGCAAAAGGTGAGCATCATTCCGCGTGGCCGGGCACTGGGCGCCGCGTTCTACCTGCCCGAAGAGAACGTGCTGATGAGCAAGGAGAAGCTGGAAAACCAGCTGGTCGTGGCCCTGGGTGGCCGCGCCGCCGAGGAAGTGTTTATCGGCAGCGTGACTTCTGGCGCGGCCGACGACTTCCGCAAGGCCACCAACATGGCCCGCAAGATGGTGCTGGAGTGGGGCATGGGCGACAACTTCGCCAACATGGCCCTGAATCCCGACAGCGGCGGCCCCGTCTTCCTGGGCGAGGACATGGCCAAGACCCGCAACTATTCCGAGCACACCGCGCAGCTGGTGGACGAGGACGTGAAGCGGATTCTGTACCGCGCCTACGAGCGGGCCAAGGCCCTGGTCAGCGAGTACCGGGGCGCCATGGATGAGGTGGCGGACGCCCTGCTGACCCAGGAACTGATTACCGGCGACGTGGTGCGCAGCGCCGTGGCCCGCGTGAAGGGCGAAGTGCAGAGCGTGATTCCGGGGTCCAGCACCCCGCCCCTGCCCCCTGCCCCTGCCGCGACCGACTGA